From the genome of Clostridia bacterium:
GTTGACGGAAATGCGCGCTAGATGCTAAACTGGTCATGGAAATTCATCTCTTTCACGGTTGATTTGGTGTGGTAACTTCATCATACCATGTTCGAGTTGAATTTCCATTCTCTTTTGTCACATATCATTTGTACCATAACAAAATAGTTCATGTATTTTACAAAAGGCGCTATTATGTGTATAATAAAAATAAACTTAGCTTCGTACATAAAGGGGAGAGATTATTATGACGAAGAATATTACGGAAGTAAAAATACTGGGTCAGACGTATAAAATATGTTCCGAAGAATCGGCGTCCGATACGGCCAGGTTCGCGGCCAAAGTAACAGAAGACATAACGGCGAGCATACAAAACAACAAAAGCGCGGGATCGCTTACTGCAGCCGCTTTAGTAGCTATGGATTATCTCAGCCTGCGCGAAAAGGCAGAGCGTGAGCTTGCGCGAATAAAAAACGATACCTCTTCCGGCGCAGGCGAGGCAGACCGCCTTAAAGAGCAGATAGACGCTTTAAAAAAAGAAAACGAGCTTGCCAAAGAGGAGCTTTCGCGCGCAAAGGAAGAGGTAAGCGAATATAGGGCGCGTATAGTTGTGCTT
Proteins encoded in this window:
- the zapA gene encoding cell division protein ZapA, whose protein sequence is MTKNITEVKILGQTYKICSEESASDTARFAAKVTEDITASIQNNKSAGSLTAAALVAMDYLSLREKAERELARIKNDTSSGAGEADRLKEQIDALKKENELAKEELSRAKEEVSEYRARIVVLEDKLSHAKKKGAKKGE